The genomic window GAGGCGCGGCAGCCGGTGCCGCCGCAAACGGCGATGTTGACGCGGCTTTTATCTTTAGCGGCCAGCAGCGCCCGGCGCAGTGTTTCCAGGTCCGCCGCGCTGTTGAGTTTTTTCTTTAGCAGGGTACTCTGTTTTTCCGGCATTTTAGCTCCCCCGCAGCTTATTTATACTTTTTCAGGATTTTATCCAGCTTGTCCGGGTTTACCTGGCTTTCGTACGTCCCGTCGATAACCACCACCGGGCCTAAAGCGCAGCAGCCCAGACAGTTGGCCGTCTCCAGGGTAAGCCGCTCGTCCGGCGTGGTCTCGCCCGGCTCGAGGCCGTAGTCCCGCGCCATCTTGTCCACCAGGCGCTGCCCGCCCTTGACGTGGCAGGCGGTGCCCAGGCAAACGGTAACGGTATGGCGTCCCCGCGGCTTGAGGCTGAAGGCGTGGAAGAAGGTAGCCACGCTGAAGACCTGGCTGAGCGGGATTTCCAGCGTCTGGCTGATTCTGATAAGCACGTCCTGGGGAAGGTAGTTGAACTCCGCCTGCACGTCCTGGAGCAGGGATATCAGCTCCTCTTTTTTATCCGCGTAGCTGCTGATGAGAGCGGCGATTTTACCGGCGTTGCCCTCGATGATATTACGGACGGCGGTGACATTCAAATCTTCATCCACGGGCGTACCTCCTCAAAGGCCTGGCTCTATAAAGCTTAAGCTTTACCACCGACCGCTGCCACCGTTATTACCCTTTTCGGGGTGGGGTAAAACACTTTTAGCTATAAGTGAAATATGCAAATACAAAAGCGTAAAATACTTGCAACTCTTAGGCATAATTCTTTATAATTAACCAGGACGCGCCTGGTTTTGATATCATAATGGCCGGAAGGCGGAATAAATATGGCGGACATAAGTATTATCCTTTGTGACGACCACCTGATAACGCGCCAGGGGGTGCGGCGGCTGCTGGAGGATGAAAAGGGGCTGGCTATCATCGGGGAGGCGGGGGACGGCGAGGAGGTAATAGCGCTGGCGGCCCTTTTGCAGCCGGATGTAATCGTCATGGACATTGCCATGCCGCGTCTGAACGGCATCGAGGCCACGCGGCAGATAAAGCTGGACTATCCCCACACCGCCGTGCTGATGCTCAGCGCTTATGACGACGACGAGTATATTTTCGCCTCGCTGAAAGCGGGGGCCTCCGGCTATCTTTTAAAAAGCGTGGACGGCGCCGCGCTGGTGCACGCCATCCGGTCCGTGCATAAAGGGGAGCCGGCTTTGGACCCCCAGATAGCCAAGAAAGTGGTGAACTACTTCCGTCTCCCGGAAAAAGCGCCGGGAATGGCCCAGGGTAAGGAGCAGCTCTCCGACCGCGAGATAAGCATTATCCGGCTGGCGGCCAGGGGCCTGTCTAATAAGGACATCGCTAAAAATCTTAACCTCAGCTACCGCACCATCGAGGGCCGCATGCGGGACATCTTTAACAAGCTGGACGTCAGCTCCCGCACGGAGGCGGTGCTCCACGGCCTGAAAATGGGCTGGTTCACCCTGGAGGAGCTGGTCTAGCGGGCGGCGGCGGCCACTTTTTCCGGTGCGGCGGCTTGTTTCTGCGCCACGCCGCGGGCGAACTACCTATCCTGTGACGGCCAGTGATAAATGTCATTGACGGTCAGCGCCGCCGACTCTATACTAAAATCAGAGGTGCGAACATGGAATCAAAAGACAATTGCGGCGTATGCGGTAAGCCGCTGGTGTACGGCACGGAAGAAGTATCCCGGCGCTGTGATTTTTGCGGCAACGAGTTCCCCGCCCTGATATATTGCCCGGAAGGCCATTACGTATGCGATGCCTGCCACAGCCGGGGCGCGCTGGATATTTTACGCGGGGTGCTGGCATCCACTAAAAGCACCGACCCCATAGAAATACTGGAAAAAGTGATGGCGCATCCATCCGTGCCGATGCACGGGCCGGAGCACCACGCCATGGTGCCCGCCATTATCGTGGCGGCGGTGAAAAACGCCGGTTACCCGGTGCCGGAAGGGGCGGTGGAAAAAGCGCTGGAGCGGGGCTCCAAGGTGCCGGGCGGATGGTGCGGCACTTACGGCGTCTGCGGCGGCGGCATAGGGGTGGGCACCGCCGTCAGCGTTATCACCGGGGCCACGCCGCTGACCGGCAAAACGCGGTCGCTGGCTAACGAGGCCACCGCTTTCACTTTAAATAGATTGCTGGACAACGGCCCGCGCTGCTGTAAAAGGGCCAGCCGCAAGGCGCTGGAGGCCGCGGTGGAGTTTTTAAAAACCAGGATGGGCATCAGCCTGCAAATAAACCAGGACATCAAGTGCCGCTATGTGGAGCGTAACCAGGAATGTATCCGCCGGGCCTGCCCTTATTACGAGGAAACAGCTAAAGCTTAAGCAAGTCCTCCCACGGGCCGTCCGGGTCCAGCGGGCCTACCGCCGCCAGGTGGAGTTTATCCCCGGTAAGCAGCCTGGCCGCCAGCTCTTGCATCTCCCCGGCGGTGATGGCTTCCACGATAGCGATTACCTCATCCACGGTCATGATTTTCCCGGTCAGGATTTCCTGGCTGCCCAGCCACCCCGCCACGCTGCGGCTGTCCTCCATGCGCAGCATGATGCGCCCCTTGAACAGCTCCTTGGCCTTGCTTATTTCCGCTTCCGGTATCGTTTCCTTGAGTCGGGCCAGCTCGGCGATAATGGCCTTTACCGCCACCGCCAGGTTCTTGTTGTCCACCCCGGCGGCTATGGCCATGGCGCCGGTGTCCAGGAAATGCTCGGCGTAGCTCTGGATGCTGTAAGCCAGCCCCAGCTTGTCGCGGATTTCTATGAAGAGTCGGCTGCTCATGCCCTCGCCCAGGATGATATTGAGCAGGTCCAGCTTAAAGCGGTCCGCGTGGACGAGGGACAGTCCCGGCAGGGCTAAACAGAGCTGCGTCTGTTCCGTTTCCTTTTTCTCGATGTTGACGCGGCGTCCGGTTTTGCTTTGGTAGGGTTGATACTTGGGCGGCCTGGGGCGGTTCTCCCAGCCCGCCGTGGCTTGAAGTACCGCCTCCAGGGTTTCCTGCGGGTCTATGCTCCCGGCGATGGACAGCACCGCGTTGGCCGGCTGGTATTGCCGGGAAAGGTAGTCCAGCATCATTTCGCGGCTGAGCGCCGTCACGGATTCCCGGCTGCCGGCGATGTCCCGTCCCAGGGGGTGCCCCGGCCACATCAGGTCGTCGATGAGCATGGAAACCCGCTGCGCCGGATAGTCCAGGGACATATTGATTTCCTCGATGATTACCTGCCGCTCCTTCTCTATTTCCGCGGGGTCGAATTTGGAGTGCAGCAGGATATCGGACATTACGTCCAGGGCGATGGCGAAGTGCGGCTGCGCCACCTTGCACCAGTAAACGGTCAGCTCCTTGTCCGTCCCGGCGTTAAGCATGCCCCCGACCCCCTCGATGGCCGTGGCGATTTCGGTGGAGGTGGGGTGCTTGTCCGCGCCCTTAAAACAGACATGCTCGATAAAATGGGAGATGCCGGCCTGTTTATCGCTTTCGTAGCGAGAGCCGGCGCCGATGAAGAAATTAATCGCCACCGAGCGGGTATGCGGCATGGCTTCGGTCAGCAGGCGCAGTCCGTTATCCAGCGTGAATTTTTCGTACAAGTTTATTCTCCTTTTAGTCCCTGAAAACCTCACCCTCTGACGCCTCCCGTTCGATGTGGGGAAGCAAGGCGGTGAGGCCTGTATCTATTCATTATAATACGCCCGGCGGCAAAAGGCTCAATCCAGCTCTCGTATCCGTTTGTTGGAGGCCAATAGTACCAGCGTAAATATCACCAGGACGATGGCCAGGCTGCCCACCGCCCAGGGCGCGCCGATGCCCTGGGCCAGCAGTCCGGCGAAGAATGCCCCGAGGCTGCTGAAGCCGAATCCCAGCATGAAAAAGCCCATTACCCGCCCGCGGTAAGCGGCCTCCGAGTAGTACTGTACCAGCGAGTTGCCCAGCGCCATCTGCACCGTGCTGCCCATGCCGATGAAGATGATTACAAACAGTGAGAGATACCACCACCGGGAGAAGGAAAAAACGATGAGCGCCACGCCCAGCAGCAGCACGGAGAAGAACAGCACCATGCCCCGCTTGCGGTTGGTCAGAGAAGCCAGGATGAGGGAGCCGACTATCGCCCCCACGCCGGAGACGGCTATCATCACGCCCAGGCTGGTGGCGCTCACTTTCAGGATTTTATCCGAGAACACCGGCAGGAGCTGGTTGTAGGGCGCGCCCAGTATCATGACCACGGCGGTGAACAGCAGCACCACCAGCAGGGTCTTTTCCGAGCGGATATAGCGCCAGCCTTCGATTATTGCTTTTAGCGAGTTGCCGCCCCCTTCGGTGATGCGGTGGGGGGAGGCCGGCACAAAGAGGAGAAACGCCCAGGACACAATGACCATGCCGGTCATGATGGCATAGACTACCCAGAAACCCACTACATCCACCAGTACCCCGGCCAGCGCCGGTGAAAGCACCCGGAAGACATTCATGCCCAGGTTGTTCAGGGAGATGGCGTTCATCAGGTGTTCCGGCGCCACTATTTCTGAAATAATGGCGGAGCGGGCCGGCATCATCACGCCCATCACGCCGCCCTGCAAAGCGCCGCTGACCACCAGCACCCACCAGGACTCCGGGTGCTCCGGCCCCAGGTAGCCGGTAAAAATCACGATGGTGATGCCCGCGGAAATCAGGATTGAGATAATCTGGCATATCTGGATGATGTTTTTCTTGGAGAACCGGTCCGCCAGCACGCCGCCGGGCAGTGTCAGCAATATCATGGGGACGGCGTTGGCCAGCGCCAGTATGCCCAGGATAGCCGCGGAATCGCTGATGCGGAAGACCAGCAGGTTGCGGGCGAATATCATCATGTTCATGGAGGACCAGTGGCCCGCCATAGAAAAGTAGTACATGCGGTAAACGGGGTTTTTAAAAGAGACAAAGGTCTTGGCAAAGCCAAAGGAAATAACTTTGCCGCCCGGCCCCTCGTTCAGCGGCTCCGGCGTTTCGCCCGTAAAACGGTTCTTGATATCACTCATAAAACTTTGAAAACAATGGCATGCGGCGGATTGGGATGCAAAACTCACCTATTGTACACAAAACCATAACATGGGGCAAGAAAGTTCACGTATGCGTTTTCCGACATTTATCAGCCGGCCGGAATTGGTGGACGAAATCATCCAGGTCACCGATGCCGACGCCGGGGCTACCGCCCGCCGTCTGGCCCGGGAAGAAGGCATCCTGGCCGGTATCTCTTCCGGCGCCGCTGTCTGGGCGGCTATCGAGGCGGCCAAGCGACCCGCAAACCGGGGCAAGCTCATCGTCGTTATTCTCCCGGATACCGGCGAGCGCTACCTGAGCACCTGGCTTTTCCATGAGGCCGCGCCGGCGGCATAACCTTTATTATTTCCCCGTACGTTGTCCGGAGAATATGGAACTGGTAAGATAGACAGGAGTCCTTCCGGGAGGCAGAACATGCCGGTACTTTCCAGTAAAGATATCCGCCGTTTGATTAAGCGGTCGCCCCCGCTCATCGAGGGGTGGCTGGACCTGGACGAACAGGTGCAGACCAACGGCTTCGACCTTACCCTGCGGGATATAGCTAAAGTGGCGTCCGGCGGGACCATCGCGGCGGCCAACAGCCAGAGGGTTTTATCCGCTTTAGCGCCGCTGCCCTTCGGGGATGGCGACTTTAGCGACCTCCCCGCCGGCATTTACGTGATTACCTATAATGAAATCGTCCACCTGCCCAAAAGCATCATGGCGCTGGGGCGGCCCCGCTCCAGCCTGCTGCGCTGCGGGGTCAACGTGGGCACGGCGGTGTGGGACGCCGGCTACGAGGGACGCTCGCAGTCGTTATTGATGGTGCTTAATCCGCAGGGCTTCCGGGTGCAGCAAAACGCCCGCCTCACCCAGCTGGTCTTCATGGACCTGACCGGGGAATCGGAGGGGTATAAGGGGATTTACCAGGGGGAGAATATCTAAAGAATTCGCCGTCCCGCCCCTTTTTCCCTCCCCGTGAGCAATTACCGCTCCTCGTATTTAGTGACCTGCCAGGCCTCCGGCGAGGCCTTGGAGGTGTCCACCGCCAGGTAAACCAGCTTGAGCGCCGGGTACCGCTTCTTAAGGTCGTCCAGGTCGATTGCTTCAAACCGGTCCTTGTTGCTCAGATAGGCTTCTTCCGTGACGGCGTTGGAGACGGAGGTGGCCTTGTCCCGCGCCAGGATGCGCGCCAGGCAGATGTCCTCCGGGCAGACCGTCTCCAGTATAATGAGGGCCGCCCCGTGCCCCGCGGCGATGCCCGCCGCCCGCCGCCTGAGCGACTGCGTGATGAAGGTAGCGTCCAGTATCACGTTTGGCTCCGCAGCCAGGGCCGCGTCCGCCTGCCGGAACATTTCATCATAGACCCGGGCGCGCTTGCTTTCATCCCCGGCGACTTCAGGGCTGAAGATGTCCTGGCCTTTTAGCACCTCCCGCCGGATAATGTCCGACTTTAACAGCGTGCCGCCCTTGACCTGGTGCGCCACTTCCGTCGTCCCGGTCTTGCCGGTGCCCGGCAGCCCGCAGGAGATAAGCAGAAAGCCGCCCTCTATTTTGCTTTTAATAAATTGCCTGAATGGCTCTTTCATGATTTTTAGCTATGTCATTCTGAGTGAAACGAAGAATCCCGGGGTGGGGAGGTGCTCTGTATGCTCTCTTCAAGACCTGGTAATCTACTAAATCTCCATCTCCAGCTCGATTTCGTCCCGGATAGGAATGCCGTCATCACCGATTTGCGGTATTTCCGGTTTTAGTTTACGTGATTTCTCGATGGCGTTGGGGTAAATGGCCGCCAGGCGGAATCCCCGCCGCTGCCAGAACCGCAGCGCCGCCGTGTTATCGTTGGTGGTTATCAGCCAGAGGCGTTTGCAGCCGGATGCCCCGGCCTTCTGTTTTACCGCGTTCACCAGCGCCGTGCCGATGCCCTTGCCCTCCGTCAGGCTGTTCATGGAGGTGATCTCACATTCCTTCCCCCCGATAGCGTAGGTCACCAGCCCGGCCAAATCGCCTTCATACACCGCCACGAACCCGTCCAGCTCGTCCGTACGGTGGACTTTGCCGCGTGTGACTATCACCGGGCCGGCCCACCACTCCTTAAGAATGCCGGCCACCCGCGCTTTGTCGGCTTTGCCTACCGGCCTTATCTGGAATAGCTCCATATCCGCACTCCTAGATGTACCCGCCGCCGGCCGGCGGCAGGTCCCTGTATTCCTCTTTAGGCTCGATGATTCTCTGTGAAAGATTGATAAGCTCTTTAACCAGCAGGGCTTTTTTCATCTCATCCCCCGGTATAGGATAAAGCCAGCGCAAAGTAGCTCCGCGCGTTAGCGGCTATTTGCTCCTTTTCCCCGGCGGAGATGTATTTATCATCGTACTGGAGACAGCCTATTTTCCCCCGCACGTAAGCCCGGTAGCATTTATAGAAATTGAGCAGCGTGAGTATCTCGCTGTCGCCGCTTTGCTCGATATAGGCTTTGATGAAGGCGTCGGAAAGCTCCCGCCGACCGTAATGGTCCAGGTCCATGGCCAGGAAAGCGATATCCGCCGCCACGTCCGTGTATCTCAGTCTGTCTATGAACTCGATGCAGTCGTAGATGCAGATGCCGTTGATGAAGCAGACATGGGCGGCATGGAGGTCGCCGTGGCAATCGCGCACTCTCCCCTCCGCCATGCGCTTGAGGAACAGGTCCCGGTTGTCTTTGATAAAGTCCCCGGTATAGGCTTTGATGCGGCGGAAGGTCTCCGGCACGATGATGCTCCCGAAGAACCGGTCCGTCTGGGTGAAGTTCTCCGAGGTGTTCTGTATCACCGCGTCCAGGCCGCCGATGCTGGCTATCTCCCGGCTCGTTGCGGCTGTACGGTGGAAATCGACCAGGACGGCCGCCACGCGCGCCACCATGGCCGGGGTGACCTTGTTCCGCCGGAGCAGGGAGTCCATCATGGCGTCCTGCGGCAGGCGGCGCATATGGACGGCGTATTCCTCCGCCTCCCCTTCTCCCCCCACCTTATAGCGCCCGTTTTCTTTAGTCACCGGCGTCACGCCCAGGTAGGTGTCCGTGCAGAGGCGGCGGTTAAGCTCTACCTCTTTGCGGCAAAGGGCCAGGCGTTTTTCCAGGGTGGTATAGTCCAGGAAGCCCATGTCCACCGGCTTCTTGATTTTATACACGAAGTCCCCGGCGAGAAAAACATAGGATATCTGGGTCTGTACCAGCTCCACCCGCGGCGGCGGCTCGGGGTAGACCTGGGGGTCGAGCAGGGCTTGAACAAGCTCCGGCAGCTCGGACATCTCGGCAGACTCCATTCCTGGATTTTACCCTATATAGCGGAGATTACGCCCCGGGGGTACTTGCGGAAGCTTTATCTGGCGGACTTGGCCTGTGCGCTTTGCTTTTCCTTGAGCAGTTTCTTGGCCTTAAGGTGCTTGCGCATGGCTACTCTTTTTGTTTTATTCATCATTATCACTATAGCTTAAATTAATGTTTACCGCCACTATCCCCCCCACCCATGCCGCGAAGCGGCCAAAAGAGCGGTCGTAGGTGCTTTCTATTTCCGGCGGGAAAGCGCAGGCGGGCAGCTCCTGCATTTCCAGGTGATAGGAAATACACTCGCAGCACTTGCCCTTGCGGGAGCAAGGCTCGTAGGTGCAGCTGCACCTGGCTTTATTGGCGTTAAGGTTACAGTCCATCTTGTTAAATCCTAAGCACTAAGCTCTAAATCCTAAACCCCTTCCCCTTTTCTCCCGTTTAGAGTTTAGATATCAGTATTAAGAGCTTCCCTAGAGGTACTTTTTCCTCATCTCGGCGGAAAGCCCGGTCAAAAGCTGGAGGGCTTTTTCCGCCCCCTCCTCGCTCAGAGACGCCAGCGAGCAGGCGGGCGTGAGCAAAGACTGCCGGAGGATGTCCTTGAACGAAAGCCCGTTGCGGGTGAAGGGGGCTATCGCCTCCCCCAGCCGGTCTTTCAGGCTGGCCACCGACTCTTTATTTACGGGGTCGGTATTATTGGGGATAATGCCCCAGGCCACGCACCCGCCCCGCGCGATGAAACTCTTGATTTCATCCGGGTAGAGGGCGAGCGACCCCGCGTAGCTGTAGGCATCGAAGTTGAGGATATCCAGCTTGGCTTTCAGCAGCACCGACCAGTCCGTATTGCCGCAGCAGTGGATGCCCTTCAGCCCCCCGATGCCGTCGAACACCTCGTCGAGCATTCCCGCTATCTTCTCCGGTCGGGAGAAAGCCCCCGCCGCCACCGATGACCCGTAGCTGGCCATGTACGGTTCGTCCAGGAAGATGATAGTCTTTTTAGACAGCTTGCGCAGCTCTTTTTCCTGCCAGGCCGCTTCGAGCTTGAGCATCTTGGGCACGGCATCCCCGAGGATTTCATGGTAGAGAATCGATTTTTTATTTTCGTCGGTGACGGTCAGGCCCCAGGATAAAGGCCCGGTGATATGCCCCTTGACCGCCCGCGCGTTCAGTCCGTCCTGCTCCAGGAAAGCGTAAAACCCCGCCGCGTAGTCCCGCCCCAGGGGGTATTTGACGGCGTCGTTTTCCAGGTAGGCCTGGTACAGCGTTTCCAGCTCTTTGGTGTAGTCTTTGCTCGTATCCACGTAGATGCGGCTGTTTTCCAGCACCAGGCCGGGGAAGCCATGGCTGTACTGCACGTACATGTTCTCCAGGAAAGAGCGGCGCGGCAGCTGCGGCCAGGCGGGGAGGTCTTTCAGGTAGCGGGCTATCAACGCGCACGCCTTTTTGGGGTCGGTATGGGGCATACTGCCGATGATGGTGGGTAAACAGCTAAATTCTGTGTTTGACATGGTTAAATTATACTATATTATACGGGATTATATTACACCCAGATTTCCCGTCCCACCACTGGATACCGTGTTAAACATGGAATGACAAACAGCAATTCTGTCATTCCCGCGCAGCCGTGCCCCGTATGACAATCGGGGGCGGGAATCCACCTGCGAGAGCCAATTATTGCCGGTACTAAAAGTGGATTCTGACCTCCGTCAGAATGACAGGCGTTAGTTGACGTATTTCCCGATGATTAGCTCCAGCTTTTGACGCTGCTGCGCCGGTATCGCCTCCGGGTGGGTGGTAATCGCCCCGGCCAGCGCGTTGGCGCAGGCGCAGGTACGCTTTGGGGGCACCCGCCCCGCCGCCAGCCCGATGGTCTTTTTGGCCAAATCTATGTTGTTGCGCATGATGGCCAGGACGGCCCCCACGGTCACGGCCTCGTTGGTCTCATGCCAGGAGTCGTAGTCCGTGATGCAGGCGATGGAAGCATAGCAGATTTCCGCCTCGCGCGCCAGCTTGGCTTCCGGCAGCACTGTCATGCCCAGCACGTCCGCTCCCCAGCTTTTATAGAGCCGGCTTTCGGCGCGGGTGGAAAAGGCGGGGCCTTCCATGGCGATGAACGTGCCGCCTTTGTGGACGATAGCCCCGGCCTCCATGGCCGACTGGTAGACGATATCGCTCAGCGCCGGGCAAAAGGGGTCGGCGAACGCTATGTGGGCCACGATGCCCCCGCTGAAAAAGGTATTTACCCGACCCCTCGTGCGGTCGATTATCTGGTCGGGGATGAGCAGGTGACCCGGCTTGAGGTCTTCCTTAAAGCTGCCGCAGGAGTTGGAGGATATGATGAACTCCACCCCCAGCTCTTTGAGGGCGTAAATGTTGGCGCGGGACGGCACCTCGGTAGGGGAGATGGTGTGGTGCCGGCCGTGGCGCGGCAGGAAAGCGATGCCGGTACCGCCCAGCCTCCCCAATATGATAGCGTCCGAAGGCGGGCCGAAAGGCGTCTCCGGACGGACCTCTTTAACGTCCGCCAGCCCGGCGATGTCATAAAGCCCTGTCCCGCCGATAACGCCGATATGGGCTTGAGGTTGTGAGGGCATTATTTAGCTCCATTTAGTTTTATATTATGCTTTTTCAATATTTGTTCCATTGGTATTCTGGGCTTGCGCGTTCTACGATTATCTTTAAGAATATTCACTATATTTTCTTTTATTTCTAGCCCTTCATCTGGGTCTTGATTACTAGTGTGATGATAAGGCATGGGAGACCTCCTTGAAATACTTATTTTATGTAATCAGGTTAGTCCTATTAGTATTTAAGGTTTTGTAGCATTTAGTATCTTGAATTCGCGTAATTCTCTGGATATATGTGTGAATACATTTTCAAGGTTATCTCTGTTGAAGGATTCCCACACTTTAGTCCTGATATTTGAAGGGAATTCAGTGGTTTCTTCTAAAAGATAAACAATTTTTTGTGGATGAGTTATTTGTGCGAGCCCGATTTCGTGAATAACGTTTTGTCTGGCATGTGGTTTACCATCAAATATATCGTCTCCAGTAGCTAGAATGATTACACAATCAGCTTGATCGAGATAGTACTCAACTTTACCATCCACAGTTTTATCAAGATTGGGTTGTTTGCTAACGATAATTGGTTCAATTCCAATAGCAAACAAAAAAGCTTCTAACTTTGAAAGAACTTCACTCTTTTTCCCGTGCGAAATAAATGCTTTAGGAGGAGCTGAATATAATTTAGCAGATTGTATTATTTTATTTCCTTTATTGTCTCTTTTTTCATTATCGATATCATCTTCTAATTTGCCTATTGCTACATTTATAATATCAATGCAAAAATCAAGAGCTTTTATAGATACAAAATCATATTGGATATCTAAGCCTTTAAGCCATAAATCTTTTAAATGAAATTCCCCTTTTTGAAATATTTGAGGTTCTTCTCTATCAACTAATTCATCAATGAGAGGTCTGTATTTCCCAATATCTCTAAGTAATTTTTTTCTTAAGTGCTCGATATAAACTACCTGTCTTCTGGGTAAATGTAATGCAATGATGGGAAGTCTTGAGTATCGGTAGTATTCTAGTTCATCTAAAAATGTTTCAAAACTAATAAGGATTTCTGGTTTAGTTGACAAAACCATACCGGCTCCCTAAAACTACCCATCAAATATTGGTATCTAAACTATACTCCAGCTTTACATATACCGCAACCCCTCCAAAATCTCCCTTACTCCCTCCTTTCCAAGGAGGGAAAGATTCACTCAAGCATTGATAAGGGGCTTGTCCGCCGGAGCTTTAGCGCAGGTGGGGATAAGAGGAAGAGGAGTCAGTACCCTCCTCCCCGGGATGGCCGGGCGTGAAAAAAAGACGCCATTATCCCCTTCTCTTTCCCCCCTCGCTCCTGTAAAATGTTACTGCTAGCCTGACCCCCGTTACCCGCCCCCTTCGCCCTGTTCTTGACATAAAACAAATAAATTTAACGGAACGAATCATAGCTGTATCAGGAAAAACGCCCGATGAATAACAAAACGAATCGTAGCTGAAATTATAAAACAACTCCCCCATCGAAGATTAAATCGACTTGAAAATAAAAAATTAAAAAAGGCCGTTTTTACAAAACGAATCAAAGATAAATAGCCCCCCTCCCCCCGGTATGACCGGGGAAAGGGGGCGGGGCCTGGTTATTGTCCCGATGCCTTATCTCTTATCCTGGGCTTTCTTCTCCGCCGCCAGCTTCTGGTGCAGGCTTTCATCGGCTTCCTGGAAGAGCTTGTCATGGTGGGCCTTGCCTTTGGTCATCAGGTC from Dehalococcoidales bacterium includes these protein-coding regions:
- a CDS encoding methionine synthase; translated protein: MSNTEFSCLPTIIGSMPHTDPKKACALIARYLKDLPAWPQLPRRSFLENMYVQYSHGFPGLVLENSRIYVDTSKDYTKELETLYQAYLENDAVKYPLGRDYAAGFYAFLEQDGLNARAVKGHITGPLSWGLTVTDENKKSILYHEILGDAVPKMLKLEAAWQEKELRKLSKKTIIFLDEPYMASYGSSVAAGAFSRPEKIAGMLDEVFDGIGGLKGIHCCGNTDWSVLLKAKLDILNFDAYSYAGSLALYPDEIKSFIARGGCVAWGIIPNNTDPVNKESVASLKDRLGEAIAPFTRNGLSFKDILRQSLLTPACSLASLSEEGAEKALQLLTGLSAEMRKKYL
- the mtnP gene encoding S-methyl-5'-thioadenosine phosphorylase, which gives rise to MPSQPQAHIGVIGGTGLYDIAGLADVKEVRPETPFGPPSDAIILGRLGGTGIAFLPRHGRHHTISPTEVPSRANIYALKELGVEFIISSNSCGSFKEDLKPGHLLIPDQIIDRTRGRVNTFFSGGIVAHIAFADPFCPALSDIVYQSAMEAGAIVHKGGTFIAMEGPAFSTRAESRLYKSWGADVLGMTVLPEAKLAREAEICYASIACITDYDSWHETNEAVTVGAVLAIMRNNIDLAKKTIGLAAGRVPPKRTCACANALAGAITTHPEAIPAQQRQKLELIIGKYVN
- a CDS encoding TIR domain-containing protein produces the protein MSTKPEILISFETFLDELEYYRYSRLPIIALHLPRRQVVYIEHLRKKLLRDIGKYRPLIDELVDREEPQIFQKGEFHLKDLWLKGLDIQYDFVSIKALDFCIDIINVAIGKLEDDIDNEKRDNKGNKIIQSAKLYSAPPKAFISHGKKSEVLSKLEAFLFAIGIEPIIVSKQPNLDKTVDGKVEYYLDQADCVIILATGDDIFDGKPHARQNVIHEIGLAQITHPQKIVYLLEETTEFPSNIRTKVWESFNRDNLENVFTHISRELREFKILNATKP